In the genome of Drosophila subpulchrella strain 33 F10 #4 breed RU33 chromosome 2L, RU_Dsub_v1.1 Primary Assembly, whole genome shotgun sequence, one region contains:
- the LOC119548512 gene encoding zinc finger protein 771, protein MHVPETTEVSQEREVCTCRLCHRETDANSPNIFESSVACCKDVSIAEVSQALWSVQYDRHEFLSELICPECLEILEDAFEQRRGMQEREKALQEQLKDLIREDAKYRPGLNGNPGEFLPEEGCIIVEVDPEKLAETSEDEFALGSDGEYENYEDDDEEEEEDFDEEDEEEGQNGEDVDMPLGMDAAQMAAQKAVAADTNSATARPKRAFLCQYCDLGFTLPAECQDHERSAHDPSAPFCCTYCNLKMVTRPALISHIKTLHDPDRPYVCAHCRKGFVRRSDLKKHTIVHTGVRPYTCNVCSKSFSRNTNLTKHMRIHSGVKPFVCQQCPRSFQTAVEMMRHTRSHGEVKAFQCGRCPYSFSRRDKLLAHQQVHTRRDVEQQQQQMGLLPPLEGDLAHLQQQQQQAAFQAKQKAQSQSKNSRNHRCDICDRAFQRERDLQRHRALHMDSLFACKTCNQGFNRREQLHRHELEAHGPSFTCGICCISFLHQIELENHLKVHQLQHKMAQRAQEASILPLKIAELAPVATMAPVVQPPPQMRPTAAELSFYSNMIPTMNLGFYSETRPEE, encoded by the exons ATGCATGTACCGGAGACCACCGAAGTGTCCCAGGAACGGGAGGTGTGCACTTGCCGTCTGTGCCACCGCGAGACGGATGCGAATTCGCCGAATATTTTTGAGAGCTCGGTGGCGTGCTGCAAGGATGTGTCCATTGCGGAGGTTTCCCAGGCTCTGTGGAGCGTTCAG TACGATCGCCACGAGTTTCTGTCTGAGCTCATTTGCCCCGAGTGCTTGGAGATCCTGGAGGATGCCTTTGAGCAAAGGAGAGGGATGCAGGAACGGGAGAAGGCGCTGCAGGAGCAGCTCAAGGACCTGATCAGGGAGGATGCCAAGTACCGGCCCGGCCTCAATGGCAATCCAGGAGAATTTTTGCCCGAGGAGGGCTGCATCATCGTGGAAGTCGACCCGGAAAAGCTGGCGGAGACCAGTGAAGATGAGTTTGCCCTCGGCTCCGACGGAGAGTACGAAAACTACGAGGACGACGAtgaagaggaggaggaagaCTTTGACGAGGAAGATGAGGAAGAAGGTCAGAATGGCGAGGATGTGGACATGCCGCTGGGCATGGATGCGGCCCAGATGGCTGCTCAAAAGGCGGTTGCGGCGGACACAAACTCCGCGACGGCACGGCCCAAGCGCGCCTTCCTCTGCCAGTACTGCGATCTGGGCTTCACCCTGCCCGCCGAATGTCAAGACCACGAGCGGAGCGCCCACGACCCTAGCGCACCATTTTGCTGCACTTACTGCAACCTTAAAATGGTCACCCGACCCGCTTTGATTTCGCACATTAAGACACTGCACGATCCGGATCGTCCGTATGTGTGCGCGCACTGCCGGAAGGGATTTGTGCGTCGCTCCGATCTCAAGAAGCACACAATTGTGCACACGGGCGTGCGGCCATATACCTGCAACGTGTGCTCCAAGAGCTTCTCGAGGAACACCAATCTGACCAAACACATGCGCATCCACAGCGGCGTCAAGCCGTTCGTCTGCCAGCAGTGCCCGCGATCGTTCCAGACGGCAGTGGAGATGATGAGGCACACACGCTCCCACGGCGAGGTGAAGGCTTTTCAGTGTGGTCGCTGCCCTTACTCGTTTTCGCGCAGGGATAAATTGCTGGCCCACCAGCAAGTCCACACTAGGCGGGATGtagagcagcagcagcagcaaatggGACTACTTCCGCCATTGGAGGGCGATCTAGCGcatctgcagcagcagcagcagcaggctgCTTTCCAGGCGAAGCAAAAGGCTCAGTCACAATCTAAAAACTCTCGCAATCATCGATGCGATATTTGCGATCGTGCTTTCCAAAGGGAGCGCGACCTGCAGCGCCATCGAGCCCTCCACATGGACTCGCTGTTCGCCTGCAAGACATGTAATCAAGGTTTCAACCGACGCGAGCAACTGCATCGCCATGAACTGGAGGCCCATGGACCCAGCTTTACGTGTGGCATCTGCTGCATCAGCTTCCTGCATCAGATTGAGCTAGAGAATCACCTTAAGGTCCATCAGTTGCAGCACAAGATGGCGCAGCGGGCCCAGGAGGCTTCCATTTTGCCTCTCAAAATAGCCGAGCTGGCGCCAGTGGCCACGATGGCTCCGGTGGTCCAGCCACCACCACAAATGCGACCCACGGCCGCTGAACTCTCGTTCTACAGCAACATGATTCCCACTATGAATCTGGGCTTCTACAGCGAGACTCGACCCGAGGAGTAG